From a single Solanum dulcamara chromosome 4, daSolDulc1.2, whole genome shotgun sequence genomic region:
- the LOC129884221 gene encoding uncharacterized protein LOC129884221 codes for MRFCMWGKLSPRYIRPFDILRRIREVAYELALPPISLTIHPGFHVSILCRYIPDVSYVLQYDSLELDDRLTFVEEPISILARDVHQLHSMSIPVVKDRAPATDVNRSSMLQSALETRVLGPKYSLPLDE; via the exons aTGAGATTCTGCATgtggggtaagcttagccccaggtatatcaGGCCCTTTGATATTCTCAGGAGAATtagagaggttgcttatgagttggccttgccTCCAATATCTTTAACTATACACCCTGGTTTCCATGTTTCTATATTGTGCCGGTACATTCCAGATGTGTCCTACGTGCTTCAGTATGATTCtcttgagttggatgatcgcctaACTTTTGTTGAAGAGCCAATTTctattctagccagagatgttcACCAGCTTCATTCTATGTCCATCCCTGTGGTTAAG gatcgagcaccagctaccgatGTGAATAGATCGAGCATGTTGCAGTCAGCTCTGGAGACCAGG GTACTTGGACCCAAATACTCCCTGCCTCTGGATGAATAG
- the LOC129887361 gene encoding phytochrome B — protein MASGSRTKHSLHNSSQAQSSGTSNVNYKDSISKAIAQYTADARLHAVFEQSGESGKSFDYSQSVKTTTQSVPEQQITAYLTKIQRGGHIQPFGCMIAADEASFRVIAYSENACEMLSLTPQSVPSLDKSEILNIGTDVRTLFTPSSSVLLERAFGAREITLLNPIWIHSKNSGKPFYAILHRVDVGIVIDLEPARTEDPALSIAGAVQSQKLAVRAISHLQSLPGGDIKLLCDSVVESVRELTGYDRVMVYKFHEDEHGEVVAESKRPDLEPYIGLHYPATDIPQASRFLFKQNRVRMIVDCHATPVRVTQDESLMQPLCLVGSTLRAPHGCHAQYMANMGSIASLTLAVIINGNDEEAVGGGRNSMRLWGLVVGHHTSVRCIPFPLRYACEFLMQAFGLQLNMELQLASQLSEKHVLRTQTLLCDMLLRDSPPGIVTQSPSIMDLVKCDGAALYYQGKYYPLGVTPTEAQIKDIVEWLLVYHGDSTGLSTDSLADAGYLGAASLGDAVCGMAVAYITSKDFLFWFRSHTAKEIKWGGAKHHPEDKDDGQRMHPRSSFKAFLEVVKSRSSPWENAEMDAIHSLQLILRDSFKDAEANNSKAIVHAHLGEMELQGIDELSSVAREMVRLIETATAPIFAVDVEGHINGWNAKVAELTGLSVEEAIGKSLVHDLVYKESQETAEKLLFNALRGEEDKNVEIKLRTFGAEQQKKAVFVVVNACSSKDYTNNIVGVCFVGQDVTGQKVVMDKFIHIQGDYKAIVHSPNPLIPPIFASDENTCCSEWNTAMEKLTGWSRGEIVGKMLVGEIFGSCCRLKGPDAMTKFMIVLHNAIGGQDTDKFPFSFFDRNGKYVQALLTANKRVNMEGHTIGAFCFIQIASPELQQALRVQRQQEKKCYSQMKELAYICQEIKSPLNGIRFTNSLLEATNLTENQKQYLETSAACERQMSKIIRDVDLENIEDGSLTLEKEDFFLGSVIDAVVSQVMLLLREKSVQLIRDIPEEIKTLTVHGDQVRIQQVLADFLLNMVRYAPSPDGWVEIQLRPSMMPISDGVTVVHIELRLICPGEGLPPELVQDMFHSSRWVTQEGLGLSMCRKMLKLMNGEIQYIRESEKCYFLIILDLPMTRKGSKSVG, from the exons ATGGCTTCTGGAAGTAGAACAAAGCATTCCCTTCATAACtcatctcaagctcaatctTCAGGTACAAGTAATGTGAATTACAAAGATTCAATAAGTAAAGCCATAGCACAGTACACAGCTGATGCTAGGCTTCATGCTGTGTTTGAACAATCTGGTGAATCTGGTAAGTCTTTTGATTATTCGCAGTCTGTTAAAACTACTACACAATCTGTGCCTGAACAGCAAATTACTGCTTATTTGACTAAAATCCAAAGAGGGGGTCATATTCAGCCTTTTGGTTGTATGATAGCTGCAGATGAGGCTAGTTTTCGTGTTATAGCTTATAGTGAAAATGCCTGTGAAATGCTTAGTCTAACTCCACAATCAGTTCCAAGCCTTGACAAGTCTGAGATCCTCAATATTGGAACTGATGTTAGGACCCTTTTTACCCCTTCTAGCTCTGTTTTGCTAGAAAGAGCATTCGGGGCACGTGAGATCACTTTACTCAACCCAATTTGGATTCATTCCAAGAATTCTGGAAAGCCCTTTTATGCAATTTTACACAGGGTCGATGTCGGTATTGTCATTGATTTGGAGCCTGCTAGAACGGAGGACCCTGCTTTATCTATTGCTGGAGCAGTGCAGTCACAAAAACTTGCAGTGAGGGCTATTTCTCATTTGCAATCACTTCCTGGTGGGGACATTAAGCTTTTGTGTGATTCTGTGGTTGAGAGTGTCAGGGAGTTAACCGGGTATGACCGGGTTAtggtatataaatttcatgagGATGAGCATGGAGAGGTAGTGGCTGAGAGCAAAAGACCAGATTTAGAGCCCTATATCGGCTTGCATTATCCTGCTACTGACATTCCTCAAGCTTCACGGTTTTTGTTTAAGCAGAACAGGGTAAGAATGATTGTGGACTGCCATGCTACCCCTGTGCGGGTTACTCAGGATGAATCATTGATGCAGCCTTTATGTCTAGTTGGTTCCACCCTTAGAGCCCCTCATGGTTGCCATGCACAGTACATGGCAAATATGGGGTCTATTGCCTCATTAACACTGGCAGTTATTATCAATGGAAATGATGAGGAAGCTGTTGGGGGCGGCCGAAATTCAATGAGACTATGGGGCTTGGTTGTTGGACACCACACTTCTGTTCGGTGCATTCCTTTCCCTCTTAGGTATGCATGTGAATTCCTTATGCAGGCCTTTGGACTCCAATTAAACATGGAGTTGCAACTGGCATCACAGTTGTCTGAGAAACATGTTTTAAGGACACAAACACTGTTATGTGACATGCTCCTTCGAGATTCACCTCCAGGGATTGTTACCCAAAGCCCCAGTATTATGGACCTTGTGAAGTGCGATGGTGCTGCTCTATACTACCAGGGGAAGTACTATCCATTAGGCGTCACACCAACTGAAGCTCAGATAAAGGACATTGTGGAGTGGTTATTGGTTTACCATGGGGACTCAACAGGTTTAAGTACTGACAGTTTGGCTGATGCTGGGTATCTTGGAGCAGCTTCACTTGGTGATGCAGTTTGTGGTATGGCTGTTGCTTATATAACTTCTAAAGATTTCTTGTTTTGGTTTCGCTCCCACACAGCGAAAGAGATAAAGTGGGGTGGTGCAAAGCATCATCCTGAAGACAAGGATGATGGACAGAGAATGCATCCACGTTCTTCCTTCAAGGCATTTCTGGAAGTTGTTAAAAGTCGGAGCTCACCATGGGAAAATGCAGAAATGGATGCAATTCACTCTTTGCAACTAATACTGCGAGATTCATTTAAGGATGCTGAGGCAAATAATTCTAAGGCTATTGTGCATGCTCATCTTGGGGAAATGGAGTTGCAAGGAATAGATGAACTGAGTTCTGTTGCCAGAGAAATGGTTAGATTGATCGAAACTGCAACAGCTCCCATATTTGCTGTTGATGTCGAAGGTCACATAAATGGGTGGAATGCAAAGGTCGCTGAATTGACAGGTTTATCAGTTGAAGAAGCAATAGGGAAGTCCTTGGTTCATGATCTTGTGTACAAAGAATCACAGGAGACTGCTGAGAAGCTTCTGTTCAATGCTCTAAGAG GCGAGGAAGATAAAAATGTAGAAATAAAGTTAAGGACATTTGGAGCTGAGCAACAGAAGAAAGCTGTTTTTGTGGTGGTTAATGCTTGCTCTAGCAAAGATTACACAAACAACATTGTTGGTGTTTGCTTTGTTGGGCAGGATGTTACTGGGCAAAAAGTTGTTATGGACAAGTTTATTCACATCCAAGGTGATTACAAGGCCATTGTGCACAGCCCCAATCCTCTGATCCCTCCCATATTTGCATCAGATGAGAACACCTGTTGCTCTGAGTGGAACACTGCCATGGAGAAGCTCACTGGTTGGTCTAGAGGGGAGATTGTTGGAAAAATGTTAGTTGGTGAGATTTTTGGAAGTTGTTGTCGGCTCAAAGGCCCAGATGCCATGACAAAGTTCATGATCGTGTTGCATAATGCAATTGGAGGCCAGGATACAGACAAGTTtccattttccttttttgacCGAAATGGGAAATATGTGCAAGCTCTTTTGACTGCAAACAAGAGAGTCAATATGGAGGGCCACACTATTGGGGCTTTCTGTTTCATACAGATAGCCAGTCCCGAATTGCAGCAAGCTCTCAGAGTTCAAAGGCAACAGGAAAAGAAGTGTTATTCTCAGATGAAAGAGTTGGCATACATTTGTCAGGAAATAAAAAGTCCTCTTAATGGTATACGCTTTACAAATTCATTGTTGGAGGCCACAAATTTGACAGAAAATCAGAAGCAGTATCTAGAGACAAGTGCTGCTTGTGAGAGGCAGATGTCTAAGATCATAAGGGATGTTGATCTTGAAAACATTGAGGATGG TTCACTGACCCTTGAGAAAGAAGATTTTTTTCTTGGGAGTGTAATAGATGCTGTTGTTAGCCAAGTGATGTTATTGCTGAGGGAAAAAAGCGTGCAATTAATCCGTGATATACCAGAGGAAATTAAGACATTAACAGTACATGGTGATCAAGTGAGAATTCAACAGGTCTTGGCAGATTTCTTGCTGAACATGGTACGGTATGCACCATCACCTGACGGGTGGGTAGAGATCCAACTTCGACCAAGTATGATGCCAATATCTGATGGAGTAACTGTTGTACATATTGAACTCAG GCTTATATGCCCTGGTGAAGGGCTTCCTCCTGAATTGGTTCAAGACATGTTCCACAGCAGTCGGTGGGTAACTCAGGAAGGCCTAGGGCTGAGCATGTGCAGAAAAATGttaaagcttatgaatggaGAAATCCAGTATATCAGGGAATCAGAAAAATGCTATTTCCTGATTATCCTTGACCTGCCAATGACCCGCAAAGGTTCAAAGAGTGTTGGCTAA
- the LOC129887360 gene encoding ATP-citrate synthase beta chain protein 2, whose protein sequence is MATGQLFSKTTQALFYNYKQLPIQRMLDFDFLCGRETPSVAGIINPGSEGFQKLFFGQEEIAIPVHSTIEAACAAHPTADVFINFASFRSAAASSMLALKQPTIKVAAIIAEGVPESDAKQLIAYAKANNKVVIGPATVGGIQAGAFKIGDTAGTIDNIIQCKLYRPGSVGFVSKSGGMSNELYNSIARVTDGIFEGIAIGGDVFPGSTLSDHVLRFNNIPQVKMVVVLGELGGRDEYSLVEALKQGKINKPVVAWVSGTCATLFKSEVQFGHAGAKSGGEMESAQAKNQALRDAGAIVPTSYEAFEGAIKDAFEKLVEAGKTTPVKEITPPQIPEDLSTAIKSGKVRAPTHIISTISDDRGEEPCYAGVPMSSIVEQGLGVGDVISLLWFKRSLPRYCTRFIEICVMLCADHGPCVSGAHNSIVTARAGKDLVSCLVSGLLTIGPRFGGAIDDAARYFKDAYDKGLTPYEFVESMKKKGIRVPGIGHRIKRGDNRDKRVELLQRYARENFPSVKYMEYAVQVETYTLSKANNLVLNVDGAIGSLFLDLLAGSGMFTKPEIDEIVEIGYLNGLFVLARSIGLIGHTFDQKRLKQPLYRHPWEDVLYTK, encoded by the exons ATGGCTACTGGACAACTTTTCTCTAAGACTACACAAGCTTTGTTCTACAACTACAAGCAGCTTCCTATTCAGcgcatgcttgattttgatttcCTTTGTG GGAGGGAAACACCATCTGTTGCTGGAATTATTAATCCTGGTTCTGAGGGATTCCAGAAACTTTTCTTTGGTCAGGAGGAAATTGCAATCCCAGTACACTCAAC CATAGAAGCCGCCTGTGCTGCACATCCCACGGCTGATGTTTTCATAAACTTCGCGTCTTTCAGAAG TGCCGCTGCTTCCTCCATGTTGGCTCTTAAACAGCCAACCATCAAAGTTGCGGCTATTATAGCTGAAGGTGTTCCTGAGTCAGACGCTAAACAGCTGATTGCTTATGCAAAGGCTAACAACAAG GTGGTTATTGGTCCAGCTACTGTTGGAGGTATTCAAGCTGGTGCTTTTAAGATTGGTGATACTGCTGGAACAATTGATAACATTATTCAGTGCAAACTTTACCGACCTGGATCTGTGGGCTTTGTCTCAAAATCT GGTGGTATGTCTAATGAATTATACAATTCAATTGCTCGTGTCACTGATGGAATTTTTGAAG GAATTGCAATAGGTGGAGATGTTTTCCCTGGCTCTACCCTTTCTGATCACGTTTTGCGCTTCAACAATATCCCACAG GTTAAAATGGTGGTTGTTCTCGGGGAACTTGGTGGACGAGATGAATATTCCTTGGTTGAAGCCCTGAAGCAGGGAAAAATCAACAAGCCTGTTGTTGCCTGGGTCAGTGGAACTTGTGCTACACTCTTCAAGTCAGAAGTACAATTTGGTCATGCG GGGGCAAAGAGTGGTGGTGAAATGGAGTCCGCACAAGCAAAGAATCAAGCACTCAGAGACGCTGGAGCTATAGTTCCAACCTCGTATGAAGCTTTTGAAGGAGCAATCAAAGATGCATTTGAAAAGCTA GTTGAAGCGGGAAAGACTACTCCTGTAAAGGAAATTACACCACCTCAAATACCTGAGGATCTTAGCACGGCAATTAAGAGTGGGAAAGTTCGGGCCCCAACTCATATCATTTCCACAATATCTGATGATAGAG GTGAAGAGCCTTGCTATGCTGGCGTACCCATGTCATCCATTGTGGAGCAGGGACTTGGTGTCGGTGATGTAATATCCCTCTTGTGGTTCAAACGTAGCCTACCACGTTATTGCACACGTTTTATTGAG ATTTGTGTCATGTTGTGTGCTGATCATGGTCCTTGTGTCTCTGGTGCGCACAATTCCATTGTAACTGCCAGGGCTGGAAAAGATCTGGTTTCCTGCCTTGTTTCTG GATTGCTGACTATTGGTCCGCGTTTTGGTGGTGCTATTGATGATGCTGCCCGGTACTTCAAGGATGCTTATGACAAG GGTCTTACTCCATATGAGTTTGTGGAAAGTATGAAGAAGAAGGGCATTCGAGTTCCAGGAATTGGCCACAG GATTAAGAGAGGTGACAACAGAGATAAGAGAGTGGAACTACTGCAGCGTTATGCTAGGGAAAATTTCCCTTCTGTCAAGTACATGGAATATGCTGTTCAGGTTGAAACTTACACGCTCTCAAAGGCAAACAACCTAGTCCTCAACGTTGATGGTGCCATTGGATCCCTCTTCTTGGATCTCCTTGCGGGCAGTGGAATGTTCACCAAGCCAGAGATTGATGAAATTGTGGAGATTGGTTACCTCAATGGACTTTTCGTGCTGGCTCGTTCAATTGGGCTTATAGG GCACACATTTGACCAGAAGAGATTGAAGCAGCCGTTGTACCGTCATCCATGGGAAGATGTCCTCTACACAAAGTGA